The following DNA comes from Methanosarcina vacuolata Z-761.
TTAAAAATAAAGATCATCGGATAGCCTCAAAAACTAAATTTGATTGTACAAGTGGGATGCAAAATTCGACTTAAAGGTAAATATACGCCGGAGTTTCAGAAAAATTTCCGATTCTAATTTAAACTAAACAATATCCAGTTATCCATTGTATAAATGAATTGAGTTTTTAGATAGCCTGTAATACAAATTATATAGAAAACTCAAAATTTCGAGGATTAAACATATTATTTATGGAGAGTGGAAAGCATGAACTCTAGATATACTACAAGTCAAGAATCCACAATGTATCAGGCACTATTGGATGAGAATAAATTACTGGCAGATGAAAACAATGCATTAAAGGAAGAGGTACAGCGTCTAAGAGCATGTCTGGCACAGGCTGAAGGACTTGAACAGACTACAGGTAAAATTGATCAGGATTACAAAAAGGTAGAGACAACCTATAGTGAGCGCGAAAAACAGTTGATTTTTGACCTCGATGCAATGACTAGACTGTATAAAATCAGCATTTTATTCGTTCGCGAAGGCAGTCTTGAACCTGTTCTTGTCGAAATAGTCGATGCTGCAATTGCAATTTCTGGCGCTGACTTTGGCAATATCCAATTATTGGACCCTGAATCATCTGAACTTAAGATTGTAGCTTCTCGTGGATTTCCTAAATGGTGGCTGGACTTCTGGAATAGTGTATCTGTGGGAAAAGGAACTTGTGGTACGGCGCTTGGACGCAAAGAGAGGGTGATTGTCGAGGATGTTGAACAAAGCCCAATTTTTGTAGGTACTCCTGCTCTGGAAATCCAGCTTAAAGCTGGAATACGAGCGGTACAATCTACACCAATTGTGAGCCGGTCAGGAAAACCACTTGGCATGTTTTCAACACAATATAAAAAACCACATAAGCCAGACAAAGATACACTTCAAATGTTGGATCTTCTAGCTCTCAGTGCAGCCGATATCATCGAAAGAGCAAGTATCTAAAAAAAGCATCAAGTACTGACAGTGCGAATAAAACCTCTGAAGAAATACAATTTTTGTTCGATTATCTCTATTTTCAAACGTTATATTCTCTTGATATGTCCCGATGCAAGAGTATATAACGTTTGAAAAAAAACTTTCCTTATAAATCTACAACGCTATAAGCGTCTCAAGCATGGGAGCAGGCTATCAAAATAACTAATATTAGGACTTACGCACTTGAGGAACAAAATCAATTACAACAAAGACTGTGGATTAAAGTAATGTTTTAGACAGTTTGCTGTCTAATGCTGTTGATTCTTCAGTTCAACTGCGTAAGTCCTATAATATAATATCTGTCAAACTAATATAATATCTGTCAAGCGAAATATCTCAAAAAACAGTGTCAAAAAAAGTAGAAACTATCATCCGATCTACAAAATATTGGGGATGTTAATCAAATATTAAAGTAAAAAATGATTTCAGAGAACCTAATCAGCAAGATCGAATTAATCTTAAAAGGTCAGTATAAAAATATGACTACCAAACATACTGATGGCTGGGAGCCTATAACATGTCAAGCATTATTAGATGAGAATAAGCTACTGGTGGATGAAAACCGTGCCTTAAAAGACAAAATACAGAGCCTAAAAGCATATTTGAAGCAGAATGAAGAACCTGAGCATG
Coding sequences within:
- a CDS encoding GAF domain-containing protein encodes the protein MNSRYTTSQESTMYQALLDENKLLADENNALKEEVQRLRACLAQAEGLEQTTGKIDQDYKKVETTYSEREKQLIFDLDAMTRLYKISILFVREGSLEPVLVEIVDAAIAISGADFGNIQLLDPESSELKIVASRGFPKWWLDFWNSVSVGKGTCGTALGRKERVIVEDVEQSPIFVGTPALEIQLKAGIRAVQSTPIVSRSGKPLGMFSTQYKKPHKPDKDTLQMLDLLALSAADIIERASI